From one Malus sylvestris chromosome 1, drMalSylv7.2, whole genome shotgun sequence genomic stretch:
- the LOC126597754 gene encoding chalcone--flavanone isomerase isoform X16, with the protein MAPTPSLAGLQVETTAFPPSVKPPGSPNTLFLGGAGVRGLEIQGNFVKFTAIGVYLEDNVVPQLAVKWKGKTAEELTESVEFFRDIVTGPFEKFIQVTTILPLTGQQYSHKVSENCVAFWKSIGIYTDAEGKAIEKFLEVFKDQNFPPGASILFTQSPKGSLMISFSRDASVPEAANTVIENKLLSDAVLESIVGKHGVSPAAKQSLAGRLSELLNGCNESNDAKAGNEKDCQIAPPPSLAGLQVETTAFPPSVKPPGSPNTLFLGGAGVRGLEIQGNFVKFTAIGVYLEDNAVPQLAVKWKGKTAKELTESVEFFRDIVTGPFEKFIQVTTILPLTGQQYSEKVSENCTAFWKLVGIYTDAEGKAIEMFLEVFKDQNFPPGASILFTQSPKGSLTISFSRDASVPEAANVVIENKLLSEAVLESIVGKHGVSPAAKQSLATRLSELLNGCKESNGVEAGNERAEA; encoded by the exons GGGTGAGGGGGCTGGAGATTCAGGGGAACTTCGTGAAGTTCACGGCGATCGGAGTGTACTTGGAGGATAACGTCGTGCCTCAGCTCGCCGTTAAGTGGAAGGGTAAGACGGCCGAGGAGTTGACGGAGTCCGTTGAGTTCTTCAGGGACATCGTTACAG GTCCGTTTGAGAAATTCATTCAAGTGACAACGATACTGCCACTGACAGGCCAGCAATACTCTCACAAAGTTTCGGAGAATTGCGTTGCCTTTTGGAAATCAATCGGAATTTACACTGATGCAGAAGGCAAAGCCATTGAAAAGTTCCTTGAGGTCTTCAAAGATCAAAACTTCCCACCCGGCGCCTCCATTCTTTTCACGCAATCTCCCAAAGGATCACTAATG ATTAGCTTCTCTAGAGATGCATCCGTACCTGAAGCTGCAAACACGGTGATAgaaaacaaactactttccgaTGCAGTTCTAGAGTCGATCGTTGGAAAGCACGGTGTTTCCCCTGCAGCAAagcaaagtttggccggaaggTTATCCGAATTGTTGAACGGGTGTAATGAATCTAATGATGCCAAAGCTGGAAATGAGAAAGATTGTCAAATAGCTCCACCACCGTCGCTCGCCGGACTTCAGGTCGAAACGACTGCGTTTCCACCGTCCGTCAAACCTCCGGGCTCCCCCAACACTCTGTTCCTCGGCGGCGCAG GGGTGAGGGGGCTGGAGATTCAGGGGAACTTCGTGAAGTTCACGGCAATCGGAGTGTACTTGGAGGATAACGCAGTGCCTCAGCTCGCCGTTAAGTGGAAGGGTAAGACAGCCAAGGAGTTGACGGAGTCCGTTGAGTTCTTCAGGGACATCGTTACAG GTCCATTTGAGAAATTCATTCAAGTGACAACGATACTGCCACTGACAGGCCAGCAATACTCTGAGAAAGTTTCGGAGAATTGCACTGCCTTTTGGAAGTTAGTCGGAATTTACACGGATGCGGAAGGCAAAGCCATTGAAATGTTCCTTGAGGTTTTCAAAGATCAAAATTTCCCACCCGGCGCCTCCATTCTTTTCACACAATCTCCCAAAGGATCACTAACG ATTAGCTTCTCTAGAGATGCATCCGTACCTGAAGCTGCAAACGTGGTGATAgaaaacaaactactttccgaGGCAGTTCTAGAGTCGATCGTTGGAAAGCACGGTGTTTCTCCTGCAGCAAAGCAAAGTTTGGCCACGAGGTTATCCGAATTGTTGAATGGGTGCAAGGAATCTAATGGTGTTGAAGCCGGAAATGAAAGGGCGGAGGCATGA
- the LOC126597754 gene encoding chalcone--flavanone isomerase isoform X30: MAPTPSVAGLQVETTAFPPSVKPPGSSNTLFLGGAGVRGLEIQGNFVKFTAIGVYLEDNAVPQLAVKWKGKTAKELTESVEFFRDIVTGPFEKFIQVTTILPLTGQQYSEKVSENCTAFWKLVGIYTDAEGKAIEMFLEVFKDQNFPPGASILFTQSPKGSLTISFSRDASVPEAANVVIENKLLSEAVLESIVGKHGVSPAAKQSLATRLSELLNGCKESNGVEAGNERAEA, from the exons ATGGCTCCAACGCCATCGGTCGCCGGACTCCAGGTCGAGACGACTGCGTTTCCACCGTCCGTCAAACCTCCGGGCTCCTCCAACACTCTGTTCCTCGGCGGCGCAG GGGTGAGGGGGCTGGAGATTCAGGGGAACTTCGTGAAGTTCACGGCAATCGGAGTGTACTTGGAGGATAACGCAGTGCCTCAGCTCGCCGTTAAGTGGAAGGGTAAGACAGCCAAGGAGTTGACGGAGTCCGTTGAGTTCTTCAGGGACATCGTTACAG GTCCATTTGAGAAATTCATTCAAGTGACAACGATACTGCCACTGACAGGCCAGCAATACTCTGAGAAAGTTTCGGAGAATTGCACTGCCTTTTGGAAGTTAGTCGGAATTTACACGGATGCGGAAGGCAAAGCCATTGAAATGTTCCTTGAGGTTTTCAAAGATCAAAATTTCCCACCCGGCGCCTCCATTCTTTTCACACAATCTCCCAAAGGATCACTAACG ATTAGCTTCTCTAGAGATGCATCCGTACCTGAAGCTGCAAACGTGGTGATAgaaaacaaactactttccgaGGCAGTTCTAGAGTCGATCGTTGGAAAGCACGGTGTTTCTCCTGCAGCAAAGCAAAGTTTGGCCACGAGGTTATCCGAATTGTTGAATGGGTGCAAGGAATCTAATGGTGTTGAAGCCGGAAATGAAAGGGCGGAGGCATGA
- the LOC126597754 gene encoding chalcone--flavanone isomerase isoform X13: protein MAPTPSVAGLQVETTAFPPSVKPPGSSNTLFLGGAGVRGLEIQGNFVKFTAIGVYLEDNVVPQLAVKWKGKTAEELTESVEFFRDIVTGPFEKFIQVTTILPLTGQQYSHKVSENCVAFWKSIGIYTDAEGKAIEKFLEVFKDQNFPPGASILFTQSPKGSLMISFSRDASVPEAANTVIENKLLSDAVLESIVGKHGVSPAAKQSLAGRLSELLNGCNESNDAKAGNEKDCQIAPPPSLAGLQVETTAFPPSVKPPGSPNTLFLGGAGVRGLEIQGNFVKFTAIGVYLEDNAVPQLAVKWKGKTAKELTESVEFFRDIVTGPFEKFIQVTTILPLTGQQYSEKVSENCTAFWKLVGIYTDAEGKAIEMFLEVFKDQNFPPGASILFTQSPKGSLTISFSRDASVPEAANVVIENKLLSEAVLESIVGKHGVSPAAKQSLATRLSELLNGCKESNGVEAGNERAEA, encoded by the exons ATGGCTCCAACGCCATCGGTCGCCGGACTCCAGGTCGAGACGACTGCGTTTCCACCGTCCGTCAAACCTCCGGGCTCCTCCAACACTCTGTTCCTCGGCGGCGCAG GGGTGAGGGGGCTGGAGATTCAGGGGAACTTCGTGAAGTTCACGGCGATCGGAGTGTACTTGGAGGATAACGTCGTGCCTCAGCTCGCCGTTAAGTGGAAGGGTAAGACGGCCGAGGAGTTGACGGAGTCCGTTGAGTTCTTCAGGGACATCGTTACAG GTCCGTTTGAGAAATTCATTCAAGTGACAACGATACTGCCACTGACAGGCCAGCAATACTCTCACAAAGTTTCGGAGAATTGCGTTGCCTTTTGGAAATCAATCGGAATTTACACTGATGCAGAAGGCAAAGCCATTGAAAAGTTCCTTGAGGTCTTCAAAGATCAAAACTTCCCACCCGGCGCCTCCATTCTTTTCACGCAATCTCCCAAAGGATCACTAATG ATTAGCTTCTCTAGAGATGCATCCGTACCTGAAGCTGCAAACACGGTGATAgaaaacaaactactttccgaTGCAGTTCTAGAGTCGATCGTTGGAAAGCACGGTGTTTCCCCTGCAGCAAagcaaagtttggccggaaggTTATCCGAATTGTTGAACGGGTGTAATGAATCTAATGATGCCAAAGCTGGAAATGAGAAAGATTGTCAAATAGCTCCACCACCGTCGCTCGCCGGACTTCAGGTCGAAACGACTGCGTTTCCACCGTCCGTCAAACCTCCGGGCTCCCCCAACACTCTGTTCCTCGGCGGCGCAG GGGTGAGGGGGCTGGAGATTCAGGGGAACTTCGTGAAGTTCACGGCAATCGGAGTGTACTTGGAGGATAACGCAGTGCCTCAGCTCGCCGTTAAGTGGAAGGGTAAGACAGCCAAGGAGTTGACGGAGTCCGTTGAGTTCTTCAGGGACATCGTTACAG GTCCATTTGAGAAATTCATTCAAGTGACAACGATACTGCCACTGACAGGCCAGCAATACTCTGAGAAAGTTTCGGAGAATTGCACTGCCTTTTGGAAGTTAGTCGGAATTTACACGGATGCGGAAGGCAAAGCCATTGAAATGTTCCTTGAGGTTTTCAAAGATCAAAATTTCCCACCCGGCGCCTCCATTCTTTTCACACAATCTCCCAAAGGATCACTAACG ATTAGCTTCTCTAGAGATGCATCCGTACCTGAAGCTGCAAACGTGGTGATAgaaaacaaactactttccgaGGCAGTTCTAGAGTCGATCGTTGGAAAGCACGGTGTTTCTCCTGCAGCAAAGCAAAGTTTGGCCACGAGGTTATCCGAATTGTTGAATGGGTGCAAGGAATCTAATGGTGTTGAAGCCGGAAATGAAAGGGCGGAGGCATGA